In a single window of the Candidatus Celerinatantimonas neptuna genome:
- the comM gene encoding Competence protein ComM, whose amino-acid sequence MEKLAVVHSRACIGLNAPEVTIEVHLANGIPAFNLVGLPEASVREARERVRSALLTGGFDFPAARITVNLAPADLPKEGGRFDLAIAIGILVASGQIPEQALSSLEFLGELALSGEIRHIPGAISAAMATAQAGHKLVIPPVDAMIAARVKKAEVIAPASLTELVAWLLGQQSLSIVTPETLPDASMWQCGDFSEVIGQSGAKRAMLIAAAARHNLLMLGPPGTGKTMLASRLPGILPPLSQQQAIDVAAVYSLSDELRPPSNWLISPFRSPHHSASAVALVGGGSKPRPGEISLAHHGVLFLDEMSEFPRSVLDALRQPLESGEVHIARASQQVCFPADFQLIGALNPSPSGYYQGHQARNNVDQILRYLNRLSGPFLDRFDLSVEVTTLPLGSLSQPQSGPTTAQMRQQVHEAQFRQYDRQGCLNSQLPGSKLKLFGPLSSNNEQFLEQAIQQLGLSIRAYHRIWKVALTIADLAAETIDKPHLIEALGYRAMDRLLNRLTQTV is encoded by the coding sequence ATGGAAAAACTAGCTGTCGTCCACTCACGAGCCTGTATCGGTTTAAACGCACCAGAGGTTACAATTGAAGTTCACCTTGCCAATGGCATCCCCGCATTCAATTTAGTCGGGCTTCCCGAAGCATCCGTCAGAGAAGCCAGGGAGCGGGTTCGAAGTGCATTGTTAACCGGTGGATTTGACTTCCCTGCAGCCCGAATTACTGTCAATCTGGCTCCTGCTGATCTTCCTAAAGAAGGAGGGCGATTCGACCTGGCTATTGCAATAGGCATCTTAGTAGCCTCAGGCCAAATCCCCGAGCAGGCACTCTCATCTTTAGAATTCCTCGGAGAACTAGCGCTATCAGGAGAGATTCGCCATATTCCCGGAGCGATTAGTGCAGCAATGGCAACAGCACAAGCAGGCCATAAATTAGTCATTCCGCCAGTCGATGCCATGATAGCGGCCAGGGTTAAGAAAGCCGAAGTGATAGCACCGGCCAGCTTAACGGAATTAGTTGCATGGTTACTCGGTCAGCAATCCTTAAGCATCGTCACACCTGAAACATTGCCCGATGCATCTATGTGGCAATGCGGCGATTTTAGTGAAGTCATTGGACAAAGCGGAGCCAAGCGAGCCATGCTGATTGCAGCCGCCGCCAGACATAATTTACTGATGCTCGGTCCCCCCGGGACAGGTAAAACCATGTTAGCCAGCCGACTCCCTGGAATCTTACCTCCTCTTAGCCAACAACAAGCCATTGACGTTGCAGCAGTCTACTCGCTTAGTGATGAGCTAAGGCCGCCATCTAATTGGCTCATTTCGCCATTTCGAAGTCCTCATCACAGTGCATCAGCAGTTGCACTGGTCGGCGGAGGTAGTAAACCCAGACCAGGTGAAATATCACTGGCTCATCATGGCGTTCTTTTTTTAGATGAAATGAGTGAATTTCCCCGCTCGGTTTTAGATGCTTTACGCCAGCCACTTGAATCAGGTGAAGTACATATTGCCAGAGCCAGTCAACAGGTGTGTTTCCCGGCTGACTTTCAGCTAATTGGGGCTCTGAATCCAAGTCCAAGCGGCTATTATCAGGGACATCAGGCTCGAAATAATGTTGACCAAATTTTACGCTATCTCAACCGGCTCTCTGGTCCATTTTTAGATCGTTTCGATTTAAGTGTCGAAGTCACCACATTACCGCTGGGTAGTTTAAGCCAGCCACAAAGCGGACCGACTACAGCACAAATGCGCCAGCAGGTTCATGAGGCCCAATTCCGGCAATATGACCGACAAGGATGCCTGAATAGTCAACTTCCTGGGTCAAAACTTAAATTGTTTGGACCATTATCTTCTAATAATGAGCAATTTTTAGAACAGGCGATTCAACAATTGGGATTATCCATCCGCGCTTATCATCGTATTTGGAAAGTCGCACTCACAATTGCCGATCTGGCAGCAGAGACCATAGACAAACCTCATTTAATTGAAGCACTCGGATATCGGGCTATGGATAGGTTACTCAACCGGCTAACTCAGACCGTTTAA
- the ilvG gene encoding Acetolactate synthase isozyme 2 large subunit has translation MNGAQLIVQSLKAHQVNQVFGYPGGAIMPLYDALYDGGVAHQLTRHEQGAAIAALGYARASTKVGVCIATSGPGATNLITGLADALLDSIPLVAITGQVARSVIGTDAFQEVDVLGLSLACTKHSFLVTDPNQLQATIDEAFDIACSGRPGPVLIDIPKDIQLAEMQPQPAYTSAIPRPQAPQESLIHQARELLTQSEHPVLYVGGGVIMANAIDELRDFIDTTSIPSVTTLKGIGTILPDTPGFLGMIGMHGTKAANIAVQECDLLVVAGARFDDRVTGKLDTFALHAKVIHIDIDAAEIGKLRQPDIAISDDLGLSLKALQTPLDIGRWHDQITTLQTQYAWNYQHPGEAIYAPALLHQLSQRLPKRHVIASDVGQHQMWVAQHMRFNHPSDHLSSSGLGTMGFGLPAAIGAQFARPDETVVAVSGDGSFMMNVQELTTIKRAKLPIKIVLLDNQRLGMVRQWQDLFFNGRLSETILDDNPDFLTLAKAFNIPGESISNKSQIDEALQRLLASKGPYLLHVSIDDQENVWPLVPPGAANHQMLEANK, from the coding sequence ATGAATGGTGCTCAGTTAATTGTTCAATCTCTGAAAGCCCATCAGGTTAATCAGGTCTTTGGCTACCCCGGTGGTGCCATCATGCCTCTTTATGATGCCCTTTACGATGGTGGGGTTGCCCATCAATTAACTCGCCATGAACAAGGTGCAGCAATCGCAGCGCTGGGGTATGCCAGAGCCAGCACAAAAGTCGGTGTCTGTATTGCGACATCAGGCCCCGGGGCAACCAATCTTATTACGGGTTTGGCCGATGCCTTACTAGACTCTATCCCCCTGGTTGCGATCACAGGCCAGGTAGCCCGTTCAGTGATAGGGACAGATGCCTTTCAGGAAGTCGATGTATTAGGACTATCTCTGGCCTGCACCAAACATAGCTTTTTAGTCACAGACCCAAACCAGTTACAAGCCACTATAGACGAAGCATTTGATATTGCCTGTAGTGGCCGACCTGGCCCGGTTCTTATCGATATTCCCAAAGATATCCAACTTGCTGAAATGCAGCCTCAACCAGCCTATACAAGTGCTATTCCCCGACCTCAGGCTCCGCAGGAATCGTTAATCCATCAGGCCCGTGAGTTACTGACACAGTCTGAACACCCGGTGCTTTATGTTGGGGGTGGAGTCATCATGGCAAATGCCATCGATGAACTTCGAGACTTCATCGATACAACCTCTATCCCCAGTGTCACAACCCTTAAAGGAATTGGCACTATTTTACCAGACACACCTGGATTTCTCGGGATGATCGGGATGCATGGTACCAAAGCTGCCAATATTGCGGTACAAGAATGCGATTTACTGGTCGTTGCCGGCGCCCGCTTTGATGACCGGGTTACCGGCAAGCTCGACACATTTGCTCTCCATGCCAAAGTGATTCATATCGATATCGATGCAGCCGAAATAGGTAAACTTCGCCAGCCAGACATCGCAATTAGTGATGATCTGGGTCTGTCTCTTAAAGCACTGCAGACACCGCTTGATATTGGTAGATGGCACGACCAAATCACCACATTACAAACACAATATGCCTGGAATTATCAACATCCCGGTGAAGCCATTTACGCACCAGCACTGCTTCATCAGTTAAGCCAGAGGCTCCCCAAGCGACATGTTATTGCCAGTGATGTAGGCCAACATCAGATGTGGGTTGCGCAACATATGCGCTTTAACCATCCCAGCGATCATCTGTCCAGTTCTGGTCTGGGAACAATGGGATTTGGTTTACCCGCAGCAATAGGAGCCCAGTTTGCCCGCCCAGATGAAACCGTGGTTGCTGTTAGTGGTGATGGATCATTCATGATGAACGTCCAGGAATTAACGACAATAAAACGAGCGAAGCTCCCTATAAAAATCGTACTCCTTGATAATCAACGTTTAGGCATGGTCCGACAGTGGCAGGATTTATTCTTTAACGGTCGGCTCAGTGAAACCATTCTCGATGACAACCCTGATTTTCTGACCCTTGCTAAGGCATTTAATATTCCTGGCGAATCTATTTCGAATAAATCTCAAATCGACGAAGCACTCCAGCGATTACTCGCATCAAAAGGCCCGTATCTGCTTCATGTTTCGATCGATGATCAAGAAAACGTCTGGCCGCTGGTTCCACCAGGCGCCGCAAACCATCAAATGCTGGAGGCTAATAAATGA